A genomic stretch from Heliangelus exortis chromosome 16, bHelExo1.hap1, whole genome shotgun sequence includes:
- the RAB22A gene encoding ras-related protein Rab-22A: MALRELKVCLLGDTGVGKSSIVWRFVEDSFDPNINPTIGASFMTKTVQYQNELHKFLIWDTAGQERFRALAPMYYRGSAAAIIVYDITKEETFSTLKNWVKELRQHGPPNIVVAIAGNKCDLNDVREVMEKDAKDYADSIHAIFVETSAKNAININELFIEISRRIPSTDTNPPSSGKGFKLRRQPSVTKRSCC; this comes from the exons ATGGCTCTGAGGGAGCTGAAAGTTTGCCTTCTAGGG gacACTGGTGTGGGTAAATCAAGTATTGTGTGGAGATTTGTAGAAGATAGTTTTGATCCCAACATCAACCCAACAATAGG agcatcATTTATGACCAAGACTGTTCAGTATCAAAATGAGCTGCATAAATTCCTAATTTGGGATACAGCTGGACAGGAACGG TTCCGTGCTTTAGCCCCGATGTATTACAGAGGGTCAGCAGCAGCCATTATAGTGTATGATATCACAAAAGAG GAAACTTTCTCAACATTAAAGAACTGGGTTAAAGAACTTCGACAGCATGGGCCTCCAAACATTGTTGTAGCTATTGCAGGAAATAAGTGTGATCTTAATGATGTAAG agaAGTCATGGAAAAAGATGCTAAAGACTATGCAGATTCCATTCATGCAATATTTGTAGAGACAAGTGCGAAAAATGCAATAAACATTAATGAACTCTTTATAGAAATTA GTCGCAGAATTCCATCAACTGACACCAACCCCCCATCTAGTGGTAAGGGCTTCAAACTAAGGAGGCAGCCATCGGTGACAAAGCGCAGCTGCTGTTGA